The genomic window CATATGGGTTTGGTGTTCGGGGCCCTGACTGGACCCTGTATTTGAAACCTGCTGGGACCTTTTTCTTCGCACCTTCCTCGCCGGCCTCactatcctcctcttcttcctcctcttcctcgggcTTCTCCAAGCCAGGGTGAGGCTGAAGTTTTGGCACATCTGTCCAGTAAAAAAGTGCAAAGGTAGTTTGTCCAAAACATATGCAGTGAAATTGATTCACAAATTAATGCATCCTAACACTTTATTAGAACACTGCTACAACTAAGTCTACAAGTACTACCAGGActcgttttttttaaccatcCTCCCGTAAACGTCCTAAAACTCAACTTAAGTCTCTCCAAAAAGAATGTGGACATAAATGCACGTTGTTTGTACGCCTTTACCATTGCATTATAAAAAACATTCCAACTTCATCTAACTGGTAAAGTCAACATTAATACCAATCTTACCTCATTGATTTGGGTTGAATTTCCTGTAGTCGCTGttgtgaggtcagaggtcgccaATATatgctatgtgtgtgtatttacgtAGAGATTTAATGAGAACTGTGTGGCACACAAATcatgcagtttttttaatttattcgtgccccttttttaaagtttcatcCTTCCAAATCCCTTTTTTTGGGACGTCCTTAAGCTTAATTGTGACTATTTTACTAAAATGAGTACATGTATGCAAAATGCTAAAGGGTATGTTTGCAGTGTCAGGACTCACCTTCTAATGTCCCCTTCATTACATAGAGAGCGCAGACTTTGGGGTTGTCATAATAACCCTGAAACACAAGTGTCAAATGTAAGAGTCATGTTAAATCTTGTTTCTAGCAATGGTcgataattatttttgttttcttataagAAGCACATAAATAATGGTTCTAGCACCTTTATCTAATCATCAATTATTAAAAATAcagtctttctttttcattttcttctaaaAGAATGATCGTCATGTGCAGGTGGATTTCTGCTGAACAAGTGGACAGTCCAAAACAAAATCACCTGTGCTAGTGAGATTTTGTCCGTTTATTGTAAGAACAAAGAGTGGACAGTGTGTCCCacttgtattttttaaaagaaataaatagcGAGGGCACATGACCTATCAACAATAAAAAGGAGAATGAGGTTATTGCACtgcataaaaagcttttttgaAATATGCCACTCTCCAAATTGAGCCTACAGCCAGATGTTCTAAAAACCCACAAGCAAAATCTTGAATTTTATCAGAAATGGCTTGAAAGGAATATTTATTATTGACACATTATTTGTGTGGCCTGCAGCAACTTCCcacattttaaaacagatgcaaacacacacttaactACACGTTTAAATATTAggcattataaaaatgtattcctAATATAGCCATGGGCATTTGTACCAAGTTTTGCAGGAGAAATGCAACAAATGCTGACTGACAAGTCATCCACCCTCTAAAATGCCTCGCCTCACTGCTCTCTGGCAAATGTATGGGAAATGTAATATACATCAGGTTTTAGGAAGTGTCAGCATTGATGTTGGATAAAGTGAGAGGGACACAACACAATTGCTTTATTTTGATGACAACACTACCTATTATTTAAGTAATTTGAATATGAAGTAACATTACTTGTGTAATGGTTATTCTCTCAAAGCCTTTCCATCGCACATTCAGAAAATAAACTATATTTCATATAGAAAATAACTGATTCAACAATAGACCTTCTAGGACAACACTTTTATACATGTGGGGAAAAAATAGTATTATCAAAACTCTTGACATTTGAATagcttttcttttaaagaatcCATCCACTGTCGTAACGTGACATGGATTCACAACTCACCTTTACAAACTCCACAGTGAGCTTGCCGTTGAAAGTGGACACCTCTCCTTGCACACTCAGCTTGCCACGTCTAATAGAAAAGGACACTATCTCATCATGAGCGGTACTGTGACCAACTCGCTCAAAGATATCCAGGTCCTTCACCACCACATGGCCGCTTAGACGGACATCAAACACCTATATTTCCAAATAAAGCAATGATTACCGGCttatccacacacacgcacacagcttAACATTCATGTTGCCTACAGTAGAGGACACTGATGGGTATTCCAACAGCCCCCACAGTACTGTCTGAACACAATTGTGCAGTGAAATGTATATAACAGaaacaaatgacatgttttGCTCAATGCACACATTGTCCTTTCAAACTGTGCAGAggaaaataactttattaaatacacactcacactgtctATGATTTATTAATTCCCATACCTTTTGCTGTGACTGGGCGAAGTAAACTTCTGCATACTTCATAACTAATATATAGTCTCCTTCCTCACGTATAGGGATATCATATCCAAAAGTGTCCTCATTGTAGCGCTCCGTTTGATACAGAATCTGGTCATCTGAACTGGAGCGCAGTATTGGCAGACGCACCCCATAATCAGATGCTACAAAAGGAGAATAGATAGCATACACATTAACAACAGCATTACTGGAAAAATGATCATGTTTTAAGTCAAGCAAAGGAACACATTGCACAAGCCCTGACCTTTCCCTGCACTTAATGAAATACAGTGGTCTTCTGTCCCAAATGGCACGTTACCAGAATGTGTTCACCACTTGCAATTACAGAATATGTGCCTCATAACTGGAGCCAAGAATGACTACAGTCAATTTGATCATATCATCACCTGCTTCCTCTACATACTGACAGAGGCGGAGCTGTAGCCCGATATGCTGACTCCTCATTAGTGTGTGGTTAGTGGCGGAAGCCAGATCACGCAGAGGTTTCTGCTAGAAATGTAGATTACTCTGAAGAACAGATTTTACCTTCACAATGTCACCTTACAGGTGAAGCCCAGCGAGGCACGCAGATTCACATCAGCAGTTAGCTAACATCGACTCACCTTTGCCAAGTTTTCCTTCCAACGGGTCCTTTTTGAAGTGGATACCGTGCACGTCTACATGCGATTCACCACCGCAATTGACAGCCCAGATAACCCGTTCTGCCAGGCTGAGGCCCCCGCCGTCCGCCCAGCACTGCTCTGTCAGCAGCGACAGCACCGCTGCAACCAGGCCGACGACGAGCTGCGCCGTGACCCGCTGCATTGCCACACACCGGGAACGGTCCTagacacagaggcagacagcGTCCGGTATCTGCATATAACGACTCAGTTGCAATACGGAAGTAACCTCTCCACATGTAGCTAACATGTACCACATACACACGGTTAGCAAACACAAGGAGCTAGCCAGCTTGTCTTGAGGACATGCAACATGATATCTAAGTTAGCcagcatgctaacgttaactGCACTGATACCGGCAGTAGCACGAGCAcgcagagacacaggaagtaACAGTGTAATTCAAACACGTACCACAGCTTAACCTTAACAAATGCACGGTATAGCTACTGCTTCTTTGTTAATTAACTCAGGCAAACTATAAATAAATGACTAGTGTGTAACGTTGGTCGGTTCGACTAGCTAGCTAACCTACCTGTCTAACCAGAAATACTTGGTCCACGAGAGCTAgcgttctcacacacacgtctcttACCTTCCCTTTCCACAAATGTCCCCAACCTTTCTTTTTCCAACGTGTAAGCTGATCTCTGCTCACACAGTCTCGCCAAGTGTATGGATACGAGAACTTAACGGCGAGGAGCTATTCCCAGTTGCTGGTGGCAACAGCCTGCTAACGTTTCACCGACTTTCATTCAATGTGTTGCATCCGAACCAACGTTCACTCTGCTGCCAGtctgcaggaggcggagcctatGCCCAATAAGTGACACATACGCCGTCGAATCACATTCCCTGTTGAGCTTTCCTTAACCATTCAACACCATTTTCATATCAAAGCCCAGTAACAGAGGAAAATAATACAGAATTGGCAGTAACCTAACGCTAATTACCCGTAACCAAGCAGTTGACCAGTCACAATAGAAATGGAAATCTAGTtcagttttaaatgtaaaaaaggatAATGAGTACAGGGCTAAACCCAGGGCAAGAACCTCGCTGGATTTAAATTAAACCACACATATGCTGAAATAGGGGAACACTACATTGTTATAGATGATAATTGTTCTTCCATTATTCATCATTTGGCTATACGTTGTTTATGTGCTTTTCACCGGTTGAGTCACCAATCACTCCAAACCTATAAGAGGGTATGTCGTTAGGCTGTTCTGCTCATACTGACAACCACATGGAAGACATCTTATATTTCCTATAATATATTCGAGGGACTGAAAatcatatatttctttaaatatagaaatattagACGTGGTCTTTAAGAAATATCCACCACCCCTCTTTCCGGCATGGTATCGTCCGAGCCGTGTCCAATCATAAGAGTCCAACGCAGCGCGCACACGGTGCAGTCAGTTGCCCGGATAGGAATGAATGGAAATTGCTATGGAAACAGCAATACTTATATGGATGACAGGTGTTTCTTTAGATTTCTTGTAACCTGACACAGCGTTAGTAAACACATCTTGTAATACTATCTATCATTAAAAGGAAGCATACACAATCCTGTATAGTTCAATTGTTTGCTACAGCTGGTgctatattttataaatgtttgcaatACATTTACGGCAAGCTCCTTTAAAGTCCAAATGTTTCCACAACATACTTTGCATAAGCAAATGGGCAAATATTTGTTGATGCTGTTTCCACCAGAGGCAGCATGTGATCGAGCAGTTTTATCGTGGTTGTTGCTGTGCCTGCAAAATTCTAATTCTGACCATTTTAGTGTTTTATCGTTTTAACTGCTTGCTTTACTTTACTATGGTGTTCATGTGTTGCCAACTTGTCTAGCTGGAGAAACCAGTGAAATACAATCACTGCAGTTGCCACTAAGAAAATGTGAAAGGTAATGTCTGTCACTGCTTTCTAAATAAAGCAAGGTCTCTCTTTATGATAGCCTACGTGTTATGCATGCTGGGATGTTTCTTAagtaataaatatgtttgtagTATAAATAATTCAAGCAGAATTAGTCAAAGGTCACGCAAATACACAACACAGTTACTTGCAGATATTTCCATGTGATGACTTGCACAGTGATGATTCTGCAGGTAAAGCTTATCCAGCCAGCAGTCTTACCAGATACgtgtatgaataatatatatcacAAGGAGGTTTGAACTCAAGACATGCAGTGACAGCACACAATgctatattaatatactgagaAGGACAATTTTATATAGGCTGTATCTAGAAAtagtacagattataaagcacAGCATGATATTGTACATGTTTTTGAGTAAGGATAATTTCCTGTCTAAATATCAAACTGAAAAGGGGCTATTTTTCTACAGTTACCTTCttgaaatatttttatttactttgttaGACAGAAATGCACATCTGCACACtgaattttaataaatgtttcctCTTTGGCATGCATAAAAATTGCTCCGACAACACAGATGTGTGGTCACCACAACTACAATCATATTGACACTGACATACAGTACAGGTACATCATAATAAAATCCATTGTAAGTACAGTTCACATATGTTATTCCTACTATGATCTCAGACAGGCCTGTATGGATTTATAAAAACAGACAATACTTGTTCCCAAAGCTACATTAAACATTCAAACCTGTGAGCATTGAGAGACATAGGATGCCGCAAACCAGAGCTGGGCATCTTTGTATATGCAATTAACACTACCCTTGATCTAATAAcatatatgaaatgtatttcagAATTTAATAGCAGAGATCTGTTTCTTCGTTGCGTGTAGTTGTCAGACTTTTATAGGACTCGACTGGCACAGTGAAAAACCACAGATGGTCACACAGTCAAAATACAGGTGTTATATTGCCACATGTGTTCCTGGTTGGAGCACCAATGTCACACAAATGACATTACACTTACAAGTTCTAATATAACACATACTGTGTGAAAACATACCGAAATGTTGAACAGTGCACTGATCTTTTACATCTTTTCTACAGGCATTCCCTCTCACATCCTGACTGTGTTGGACATCAAAGGCAACATTTTGCAAGACTTATTTTTTTACCACGTAGAAGATGAGACAAGTCACCAGCAGTCTATCCACACAGGAAGTTATTTAGTCAGAATTAAAGTGCAAAAACACAAGTTGGACAATCATCAGCTAGGCTACAGCAAATTCTGCCTTAGTTGAACTGGAGACTTTTCAGGAAGAACACTTGAACACTGATTGAAAGTGTGAGGTGACTCCTTGCTCCAAAACATTCAAGGAGTTTTAATTCCAGTGTCATTCAGAATCGGATGGCTCAGAGATATTAGCATGTCCTCTGTTGTTCTTGGTCAAGTATAGAGAAGGACACAGCTTCACATTCAGGACCGATCATTTCATGTTCTTAGCGAGACATCATTCGTACAAACtctgtgaagagagagaggaggagaatgacAATGAACTCTACGGAAAACCTTAAATGAGTAGTTAATAAAGATAATTTACCTTCAAAGTCAACAAGCCCATCACCATTTAGGTCAACTTCCCTCAGGATATCTTCTACTTCCTTGAGACCCACCTGGAAAAAATAGGTTGGCAGCAGTTAGTGGAGCACCACACGCAGTGGGTATTCAATAATTAATAGTTGAGAGACTCTCTGTTATCTCTCTCTGATCCACCTCTCACCTGTTGGCCCAATAACTTCTTCATTGCATCCCGTAGTTCAGATGTGCTTATGGCACCATCTCCATTAGTGTCAAACTGAGAACAAAAAGCAgagaaacaacaataaaaatggAGAAGTAAATAGTAAAAGTCTCACAACATTACCACGGTTTCAGAAAGCCGTTATGTAAATTAAAATCCGAACACTTACCTCTCTAAATGCGTCTTTTAACTCTTTTATTCCAATCATGTCTGCAGTTTCGGCAAGGAGTTTTGGACCCATCAACTCGACAAAATCCTCAAAATCAACATGACCTCCCACTTCAGGAAAATAGATTTTGGCACAGGATTTCAAACCACAATTAACATAGAGGATACAACAATatgcattacatttaaatacacaagTTAAATCCTTACAGTTCATGTTTATCCGTTGACTCAGTTCAATCAGCTCCATTTCAGTGGGCATGTATCCCATAGTTCTCATACAGTTTCCAAGGTCTTTACAGCTGATGAAACCATCCTTATCCTTGTCAAACTCTTTGAAAGCATCGCGCAACTCTGTAGAGCAACAACACATATACATTTAGCAACTGAATTGTATGTTACTTTGCACCTAAGTATACAAATTCTGGCACCATGTGATGAAATATGgaactttttaaaatttaatttagctttaatgttttgttctgtAAAGCATTTTGACAAAACCTGTGTTGTTTAATCATTAAAAACATAACCTTTATATTTTTTCACTGCTTAGCGTGCTCAACGT from Cyclopterus lumpus isolate fCycLum1 chromosome 9, fCycLum1.pri, whole genome shotgun sequence includes these protein-coding regions:
- the mlec gene encoding malectin, with the translated sequence MQRVTAQLVVGLVAAVLSLLTEQCWADGGGLSLAERVIWAVNCGGESHVDVHGIHFKKDPLEGKLGKASDYGVRLPILRSSSDDQILYQTERYNEDTFGYDIPIREEGDYILVMKYAEVYFAQSQQKVFDVRLSGHVVVKDLDIFERVGHSTAHDEIVSFSIRRGKLSVQGEVSTFNGKLTVEFVKGYYDNPKVCALYVMKGTLEDVPKLQPHPGLEKPEEEEEEEEDSEAGEEGAKKKVPAGFKYRVQSGPRTPNPYAADNSSLMFPILVAFGVFIPTLFCLCRL
- the cabp1a gene encoding calcium-binding protein 1a isoform X4, with product MGLALVCTRLKIQTANITAKRSSWSFLVPLFSFGMGNCLDWPLRTMLQDAERRFRGVLSCEEMGQAGYLEPYQESIVSMTQNCALVSNIRFETCVFLSKGMATCRQADRELRPEEMDELRDAFKEFDKDKDGFISCKDLGNCMRTMGYMPTEMELIELSQRINMNLGGHVDFEDFVELMGPKLLAETADMIGIKELKDAFREFDTNGDGAISTSELRDAMKKLLGQQVGLKEVEDILREVDLNGDGLVDFEEFVRMMSR